From a single Cyclobacterium marinum DSM 745 genomic region:
- a CDS encoding ferritin-like domain-containing protein, whose amino-acid sequence MKKDLIKPHGLVKNANRRKFLQKGSLSIAAAGLFMVGCNDDDDIMPPMEKEGVMLGSGDVGILNYAYALEQLEAAFYATVMQGGYYNNASAEEKEIMADLEKHERAHKEFFKAALGSAAIEDLEVDFSAINFDDRMSVLNAAKTFEDLGVAAYNGAGQHIQDAGYLLIAGKIVSVEARHAAAIRDLLNPGSADFAGDDIIDGNGLERTLSFSEVLTAASNYVTTPIDFSQLPS is encoded by the coding sequence ATGAAAAAGGATTTGATTAAACCGCATGGGTTGGTGAAAAATGCCAACCGACGCAAGTTCCTTCAAAAGGGTTCATTGTCCATTGCGGCAGCAGGATTGTTTATGGTGGGATGTAATGATGATGATGACATCATGCCTCCTATGGAAAAAGAAGGGGTGATGCTAGGGTCAGGAGATGTTGGAATATTGAATTATGCCTATGCACTTGAACAACTGGAAGCAGCATTTTACGCAACTGTGATGCAAGGTGGGTATTATAATAATGCCAGTGCAGAAGAAAAGGAAATTATGGCTGATCTTGAGAAACATGAAAGGGCACATAAAGAATTTTTTAAAGCCGCTTTGGGAAGTGCAGCGATTGAAGATTTGGAAGTGGACTTTAGTGCCATAAATTTTGATGATCGGATGTCTGTATTGAATGCAGCCAAAACTTTTGAAGATTTAGGTGTAGCGGCCTATAATGGTGCCGGACAGCATATTCAAGATGCCGGTTATTTACTTATAGCCGGAAAAATAGTGTCTGTAGAGGCTAGGCATGCAGCCGCCATAAGGGATTTGTTGAATCCGGGATCTGCAGATTTTGCAGGAGATGATATCATTGATGGGAATGGTTTGGAGCGTACACTTAGTTTTTCGGAAGTACTGACGGCAGCTAGCAATTATGTAACCACACCAATTGATTTCAGTCAATTGCCAAGCTAA